Proteins from a single region of Echinicola jeungdonensis:
- a CDS encoding cytochrome P450: MEQYGDIAQFKIGHLRILLLNHPDFIKEVLSTQQDNFVKGRPLKMAKELLGEGLLTSEGDFHKHHSRIMQPAFHRK, from the coding sequence ATTGAGCAATATGGAGATATTGCTCAATTTAAAATAGGACATCTTCGAATTTTACTGTTAAATCACCCGGACTTTATCAAAGAAGTGCTTTCCACACAACAGGATAATTTCGTCAAAGGTAGGCCCCTAAAAATGGCAAAAGAACTATTAGGAGAGGGATTGCTTACTAGTGAAGGGGATTTTCATAAGCACCATTCGCGAATAATGCAACCGGCATTTCACCGGAAATGA
- a CDS encoding nucleoside deaminase, with protein MTEQQRTFMEMAISLAKEGMSSGKGGPFGCIVVKEGVVIGKGNNSVLSTNDPTAHAEIMAIRDACKSLGHFQLEDCEVYSSCEPCPMCLGAIYWARPKRVFLPIPERMPPMLG; from the coding sequence ATGACTGAACAGCAACGAACCTTTATGGAAATGGCAATTTCCCTGGCAAAAGAAGGAATGAGTTCCGGAAAGGGAGGCCCGTTTGGCTGTATTGTTGTAAAAGAGGGGGTCGTCATTGGAAAAGGAAACAATAGTGTCCTAAGTACCAATGACCCAACTGCTCATGCGGAGATCATGGCCATCCGGGATGCCTGCAAATCACTTGGACATTTTCAGCTTGAAGACTGTGAGGTTTATTCCTCCTGTGAACCTTGCCCTATGTGCCTGGGAGCCATTTATTGGGCAAGACCTAAGCGCGTATTTTTGCCAATACCAGAAAGGATGCCGCCAATGCTGGGTTGA
- a CDS encoding TlpA family protein disulfide reductase encodes MNYKISILVLYLISLPLWAQGQTESMDSKGMELPDFTLVDLEGNTISSEDFKGGYLVIHIATTWCPFCNAEAPYLEELAQNYRNKNVKVLIIDVKEPASLVKRKTARPFQFSFPVILDEDGTGRQVLPLRTYCPTWPGDEVMLASNILVDLEGNIQYMSLLDSKNFDAKLLGLKAKLDELLSEN; translated from the coding sequence ATGAATTATAAAATATCCATATTAGTCCTTTATTTGATTAGTCTGCCTTTATGGGCACAAGGCCAGACCGAATCAATGGACTCCAAGGGAATGGAACTTCCGGATTTCACATTAGTGGATCTGGAAGGCAATACTATTTCCTCTGAAGATTTCAAAGGCGGCTATTTGGTCATCCATATTGCTACTACCTGGTGTCCGTTTTGCAATGCCGAAGCTCCCTATCTTGAAGAGCTAGCCCAGAATTACAGAAATAAAAATGTCAAAGTCCTCATTATCGATGTGAAAGAACCTGCTTCCCTGGTAAAAAGAAAAACTGCAAGACCGTTTCAATTTAGCTTCCCGGTAATATTGGATGAAGATGGGACTGGGCGGCAAGTTTTGCCCCTGAGGACGTATTGCCCGACTTGGCCCGGGGATGAAGTAATGCTTGCCTCCAATATATTAGTTGATCTGGAGGGAAATATCCAATATATGTCCTTGCTGGATTCTAAGAATTTTGACGCAAAACTTTTGGGGCTTAAAGCTAAACTTGATGAGCTATTGTCTGAAAATTAG
- a CDS encoding cytochrome P450 gives MKSAGKLNYKGDLLSLLLLAQETNKKDRGISNEEIRDEALTLLLTAFDTTSLALTWTWYLLSQNPLAEEELHEEVDQVLQGRQPTLDDYPKLKFTKWFSQKQCGYTPYLCYRPRSPFKFNNRRLFHS, from the coding sequence TTGAAGAGCGCCGGAAAACTAAATTACAAAGGTGATTTACTTTCCCTGCTACTTTTAGCCCAAGAAACAAATAAAAAAGATCGTGGGATCAGCAATGAGGAAATCCGGGATGAAGCCCTTACTCTATTACTCACCGCATTTGACACTACTTCCCTTGCTCTTACCTGGACCTGGTACCTCCTTTCGCAAAATCCACTAGCTGAGGAAGAATTACATGAAGAAGTCGACCAAGTATTACAAGGTCGGCAACCTACTTTGGATGATTATCCAAAGTTGAAATTTACCAAATGGTTTTCACAGAAGCAATGCGGTTATACCCCCTATTTATGTTATCGTCCGAGAAGCCCGTTCAAATTTAACAATCGGCGATTATTTCATTCCTAA
- a CDS encoding transposase codes for MFLKAYLNTSDRQLIERFNTDWSLQYFCGKVLAADQQIRDLTIMTRIRAYIEEHCHWEQIQEVLMDHWKQDVDNSHVLLMDATCYESYVRFPTDPNYSGNAASGCLKSNCSKNVNNWA; via the coding sequence ATGTTTTTGAAAGCCTACCTGAATACCTCAGACCGCCAATTGATAGAGCGTTTCAATACCGACTGGAGCCTTCAGTATTTCTGCGGGAAAGTATTGGCAGCAGACCAACAGATCCGGGACCTTACCATTATGACACGGATCAGGGCCTACATCGAGGAACATTGCCACTGGGAACAGATCCAAGAGGTACTAATGGATCACTGGAAACAGGATGTGGACAACAGCCACGTCTTATTAATGGATGCCACCTGTTATGAAAGTTATGTCCGTTTCCCCACCGACCCAAACTACTCTGGGAATGCTGCCAGTGGGTGTTTGAAAAGCAACTGTTCAAAAAATGTAAACAATTGGGCATAA